One window from the genome of Vidua chalybeata isolate OUT-0048 chromosome 3, bVidCha1 merged haplotype, whole genome shotgun sequence encodes:
- the LOC128785472 gene encoding uncharacterized protein LOC128785472 isoform X1, producing the protein MSRWDQTGNNWECPGGITVGVMGTSRWDHGGNHGNVQVGIAGNKYPGGITAGIIGNIQVDHTGNQGNIQVGSHWESREHPGGIRLGMRENIQVGSDWESQEHPGGIRLGIRGTSRWDEEHPGGITQGIRGTSRWDHTGNHGNIQVGSDWESGEHPGGTRNIQVGSHWESGEHPGGITLGIRGTSRWHHTGNHGNIQVGSHWESGEHPGGITLGIRENIQVGSQWESWDCPSGTGNIQVGSDWESQEHLGRITLGIRENIQVGSDWESREHPGGMRNIQVGSDWESTGTSRWDQTGNQGKHPGGIRLGITGTSRWDEENPGGFMVGITGTSRWDQTGNHGNIQVGSDWESWEYPGRITLESGRTSRWDHTGIHRNIQVGSVWESERTSRWDQTGNHGNIQVGSHWESREHPGGISLGIRENIQVGSDWESWEYPGRITLESGRTSRWDQTGNHRNIQVGSDWESGEHPGGIRLGIRENIQVGSDWESGRTSRWDQTGNQGEHPGGMRNTQVGSWWESGEHPGGIRLGITGTSRWDHTGIHRNIQVGSHRESGRTSR; encoded by the exons ATGTCCAGGTGGGATCAGACCGGGAATAACTGGGAATGTCCAGGTGGGATCACGGTGGGAGTGATGGGAACGTCCAGGTGGGATCACGGTGGGAATCACGGGAATGTCCAGGTGGGAATCGCTGGGAATAAATATCCAGGTGGGATCACGGCGGGAATAATTGGGAACATCCAGGTGGATCACACTGGGAATCAGGGgaacatccaggtgggatcacaCTGGGAATCACGGgaacatccaggtgggatcagacTGGGAATGAGGGAGAACATTCAGGTAGGATCAGACTGGGAATCACAGgaacatccaggtgggatcagacTGGGAATCAGGGGAACATCCAGGTGGGACGAGgaacatccaggtgggatcacaCAGGGAATCAGGGgaacatccaggtgggatcacaCTGGGAATCACGGgaacatccag gtgggatcagacTGGGAATCAGGGGAACATCCAGGTGGGACGAGgaacatccaggtgggatcacaCTGGGAATCAGGGgaacatccaggtgggatcacaCTGGGAATCAGGGGAACATCCAGGTGGCATCACACTGGGAATCATGGGAATATCCAGGTGGGATCACACTGGGAATCAGGGgaacatccaggtgggatcacaCTGGGAATCAGGGAgaacatccaggtgggatcacaGTGGGAATCATGGGACTGTCCAAGTGGGACAGGgaacatccaggtgggatcagacTGGGAATCACAGGAACATCTAGGTAGGATCACACTGGGAATCAGGGAgaacatccaggtgggatcagacTGGGAATCACGGGAACATCCAGGTGGGATGAGgaacatccaggtgggatcagacTGGGAATCCACAGgaacatccaggtgggatcagacTGGGAATCAGGGAAaacatccaggtgggatcagacTGGGAATCACAGGAACATCCAGGTGGGATGAGGAAAACCCAGGTGGGTTCATGGTGGGAATCACAGgaacatccaggtgggatcagacTGGGAATCATGGGAatatccaggtgggatcagacTGGGAATCATGGGAATATCCAGGTAGGATCACACTGGAATCAGGGAgaacatccaggtgggatcacaCTGGAATTCACAGgaacatccaggtgggatcagtCTGGGAATCAGAGAgaacatccaggtgggatcagacTGGGAATCACGGgaacatccaggtgggatcacaCTGGGAATCACGGgaacatccaggtgggatcagtCTGGGAATCAGAGAgaacatccaggtgggatcagacTGGGAATCATGGGAATATCCAGGTAGGATCACACTGGAATCAGGGAgaacatccaggtgggatcagacTGGGAATCACAGgaacatccaggtgggatcagacTGGGAATCAGGGgaacatccaggtgggatcagacTGGGAATCAGGGAgaacatccaggtgggatcagacTGGGAATCAGGGAgaacatccaggtgggatcagacTGGGAATCAGGGAGAACATCCAGGTGGGATGAGGAACACCCAGGTGGGTTCATGGTGGGAATCAGGGgaacatccaggtgggatcagacTGGGAATCACAGgaacatccaggtgggatcacaCTGGAATTCACAGgaacatccaggtgggatcacaCAGGGAATCAGGGAGAACATCCAGGTGA
- the LOC128785472 gene encoding uncharacterized protein LOC128785472 isoform X2: protein MSRWDQTGNNWECPGGITVGVMGTSRWDHGGNHGNVQVGIAGNKYPGGITAGIIGNIQVDHTGNQGNIQVGSHWESREHPGGIRLGMRENIQVGSDWESQEHPGGIRLGIRGTSRWDEEHPGGITQGIRGTSRWDHTGNHGNIQVGSDWESGEHPGGTRNIQVGSHWESGEHPGGITLGIRGTSRWHHTGNHGNIQVGSHWESGEHPGGITLGIRENIQVGSQWESWDCPSGTGNIQVGSDWESQEHLGRITLGIRENIQVGSDWESREHPGGMRNIQVGSDWESTGTSRWDQTGNQGKHPGGITLEFTGTSRWDQSGNQREHPGGIRLGITGTSRWDHTGNHGNIQVGSVWESERTSRWDQTGNHGNIQVGSHWNQGEHPGGIRLGITGTSRWDQTGNQGNIQVGSDWESGRTSRWDQTGNQGEHPGGIRLGIRENIQVG from the exons ATGTCCAGGTGGGATCAGACCGGGAATAACTGGGAATGTCCAGGTGGGATCACGGTGGGAGTGATGGGAACGTCCAGGTGGGATCACGGTGGGAATCACGGGAATGTCCAGGTGGGAATCGCTGGGAATAAATATCCAGGTGGGATCACGGCGGGAATAATTGGGAACATCCAGGTGGATCACACTGGGAATCAGGGgaacatccaggtgggatcacaCTGGGAATCACGGgaacatccaggtgggatcagacTGGGAATGAGGGAGAACATTCAGGTAGGATCAGACTGGGAATCACAGgaacatccaggtgggatcagacTGGGAATCAGGGGAACATCCAGGTGGGACGAGgaacatccaggtgggatcacaCAGGGAATCAGGGgaacatccaggtgggatcacaCTGGGAATCACGGgaacatccag gtgggatcagacTGGGAATCAGGGGAACATCCAGGTGGGACGAGgaacatccaggtgggatcacaCTGGGAATCAGGGgaacatccaggtgggatcacaCTGGGAATCAGGGGAACATCCAGGTGGCATCACACTGGGAATCATGGGAATATCCAGGTGGGATCACACTGGGAATCAGGGgaacatccaggtgggatcacaCTGGGAATCAGGGAgaacatccaggtgggatcacaGTGGGAATCATGGGACTGTCCAAGTGGGACAGGgaacatccaggtgggatcagacTGGGAATCACAGGAACATCTAGGTAGGATCACACTGGGAATCAGGGAgaacatccaggtgggatcagacTGGGAATCACGGGAACATCCAGGTGGGATGAGgaacatccaggtgggatcagacTGGGAATCCACAGgaacatccaggtgggatcagacTGGGAATCAGGGAAaacatccag gtgggatcacaCTGGAATTCACAGgaacatccaggtgggatcagtCTGGGAATCAGAGAgaacatccaggtgggatcagacTGGGAATCACGGgaacatccaggtgggatcacaCTGGGAATCACGGgaacatccaggtgggatcagtCTGGGAATCAGAGAgaacatccaggtgggatcagacTGGGAATCATGGGAATATCCAGGTAGGATCACACTGGAATCAGGGAgaacatccaggtgggatcagacTGGGAATCACAGgaacatccaggtgggatcagacTGGGAATCAGGGgaacatccaggtgggatcagacTGGGAATCAGGGAgaacatccaggtgggatcagacTGGGAATCAGGGAgaacatccaggtgggatcagacTGGGAATCAGGGAGAACATCCAGGTGGGATGA